The Epinephelus lanceolatus isolate andai-2023 chromosome 11, ASM4190304v1, whole genome shotgun sequence genome window below encodes:
- the LOC117246348 gene encoding uncharacterized protein LOC117246348, which produces MRPHKNRVRVSRHIGLPNKRDTPVRPALSTREKFRRVLPSRHYEAFPEEPEVKEMNVPTVKLTNPMLTSTKPVHCNSVLHLSGPALTENPRDKAVLPAAPANKKSGHRVSPAGPPTPEEPEAFKGGEMPGKGKEQNLTVTLESIMSSSMESDTTFSSEDEDEEDCYSASTTSSSLPSPEIFRRESNVETLTFPIKEELLDLHLHIKNSTLLDVSHAQSIHMHQPPNLSNITDSSTSIPETNCDINKNRVPEAENKMYTDSFKSETAFKWKTPSKLTNRKPTVYKKKVWFKSPIIAETFKAKLTPATKLTIHSSSEPAKTSSPTEHMKPDTGTPRMGELNSKEEELQQMVTLKRPVKNSPGEAKFFDFINESDRDAFFKGMKDRCVKLKSAPLFPLIAPGYTD; this is translated from the exons ATGCGTCCACACAAGAACCGAGTAAGAGTCAGTCGTCACATTGGATTACCTAACAAGAGAGATACACCCGTGAGACCAGCACTGAGCACCAGAGAAA AGTTCAGGAGAGTTCTTCCCAGCAGGCATTATGAAGCATTTCCAGAGGAACCTGAGGTGAAGGAGATGAATGTCCCCACTGTCAAACTAACCAACCCAATGTTG ACAAGCACTAAGCCTGTCCACTGCAACTCTGTGTTACACTTGAGCGGCCCTGCATTGACTGAAAACCCCAGAGACAAAGCCGTGTTGCCTGCCGCGCCAGCTAATAAAAAATCTGGCCACCGAGTGTCACCAGCAGGTCCCCCGACTCCTGAGGAGCCAGAGGCTTTTAAAGGTGGTGAAATGCCAGGTAAAGGAAAAGAGCAAAACTTGACTGTGACTCTGGAGAGCATCATGTCCTCTAGCATGGAGTCGGACACAACTTTCAGCTCtgaggatgaagatgaggaaGACTGCTACTCTGCCTCTACAACTTCCAGCAGTCTTCCATCCCCTGAGATCTTTAGAAGGGAGAGTAATG TGGAAACATTGACTTTCCCCATCAAGGAGGAGCTGCTGGATCTCCATCTTCACATCAAAAACTCCACATTGTTGGATGTGAGCCATGCTCAGAGCATCCACATGCATCAGCCCCCCAACCTCTCTAACATCACTG ATTCCTCTACCAGTATCCCTGAGACGAACTGTGACATCAA CAAAAACAGAGTACCTGAAGCTGAGAACAAAATGTATACagactcatttaaatcag AGACGGCCTTCAAGTGGAAAACCCCATCCAAA CTCACCAACAGAAAGCCCACTGTGTACAAAAAGAAGGTGTGGTTCAAAAGCCCCATCATTGCTGAGACCTTTAAAGCAAAACTCACCCCAGCCACCAAATTAACCATTCACAGCTCCAGTGAGCCGGCCAAAACATCCAGCCCGACTGAGCACATGAAGCCAGACACAGGCACACCCAGAATGGGTGAGCTCAATTCTAAGGAAGAGGAATTACAACAAATGGTGACGCTGAAAAGGCCTGTAAAGAATAGCCCGGGGGAAGCCAAGTTCTTTGACTTTATCAATGAAAGTGACAGGGATGCGTTCTTTAAGGGGATGAAGGACAGGTGTGTCAAACTTAAAAGTGCTCCTTTGTTTCCTCTCATAGCTCCTGGGTACACAGATTAG